The sequence below is a genomic window from Xiphophorus maculatus strain JP 163 A chromosome 18, X_maculatus-5.0-male, whole genome shotgun sequence.
GGACCCTCTGCCCCACATCGGTATACAGCCGGCTGTTGGactccagcagcttctgctgTAGAAGGGTATCTCCTGCTAACAGAATTATAAACGGAGCAGGGACTGAAACTCGACAGCTACCTAAtagataaaaacaatcaaacaagaAATTTTAATGGACAAAGACCTTCTAAGTTTGTGTGATATGGTTAGGttgataacataaaaatatgtaaagccAGTAATGAATCTTTTGTTTCACCGTTATTTGTCACAAATAAAGTTCTATGAAATTAATCTgatatttatgtctttttttaagttgtcCTTCCTCATACAATGCCACTGACATGGTGGTatctgtaaaaattattttaccttCTGCAATAAATAATTGCAGAAGGTAAACACCAATAAAGTTCTGGATCAGCACCATTACACCAAATTGTgtaataaatttttaaatatcagacaGGAAACTTATCATATACTCCTCTTAAATTCAGTGAAGGAGACAGTGTCTGGATCCATCTTTATTATATGACTAATGCAAATGTAGTCAGGCTTTTTAACGTTAGCCAACAAATTAATACTAAACGCTGGACTTGGAGACGCCCTGAGAATTTCATTGGTGACCTGAATTTTAAGCTTGAGTGACCCTAATCTGAGATGAACTATAAATTCCCATTACTGAATGCAACATGCTAAAGAACTGCTAGGTTATTCTAACAACAACACCAATCATAGCGGTTACCGATGTTATTGAGGGAAAAAGACTCAAAATTACCTTCTTTCAGGATGAAAATGGTATTTAAAACATCAGATGCAGTACAGAGATGCACAAAGCTTAACGTCAATACATTATTTCACAATGGCATGTTCTCCAAACACTGTTCACATACAAACCAGCAACAAAACATGGATTAGATTGATGATTTTGTGTTGTTGCCTGTGTGCATCAACACAGAGCTGTGTATGTGTCCTCACCATAAGGCTTGTGTGAAGGGCTCGGCCTGTCTTCTACTATGGACTGCACATCGGGGTTGTCTCTGACCACAATAAGAGGGGGCAGCTCTCTCTTGAGTATCTGAGCACTCTCCTGAGCCATTAAAGAGGATCTGACCGCCTGCTGCGCATCATCTTCACTGTCCGTCTCCGAGGCTTCCCCAGGAACCTGACAGCATCCATTAAACGCATTAAGAAAAATAGAGCTCAAATGctcaaagtttatttgtatttctatttgctaaccTTGGCTCCTCCTGCGGTAGTTTGGTGAGAAGTTAGAGAAGTGATGTAGACTTCATCATCGGAGTCCGTTTCAGACGCTTCCCCCTGCACCACTATCGGGTATCTGCTGCTGGACATGGctggaaacacaacaaaacaacagtgGATGGGCAGCGAAAGGACTCAATTTGAATTTGTCACTTCGTTGGAAATAAAAGAATGGGGGGTTTTGCATTACACAATGGATACATGAGCAGAAtcaaattcagaaaatgtcGAACCTTTCCTGTCGAAAACAAATCACATGAGCGAGGAAGTAGCTTGCTTTCTAAGATCCAATCAAATCGGATACAGGAAGCGCATGAAAAATACGCTTTGTATTTTGATTGGTTCCCTGGTATGTTACAGATGTTTGTGTATTACGCCGGCGTACTCGGAAGCTACATCTAGATGTGAAACTGCTGTTTATCTGGTATCAGGGAGGCTGTTCAATCactagattatttttattacttaccTTGTCTTTAGTAGCACAAACAGGGTTCTTCTCCTGTTGATAATCCATATAAATTGATCAAAGTACCTTTAACTTCGCCTGCATACTTTTTACGGGGTGCCCTGGCGGATATATCGAGTGCAACCTGAGAAGCAGAAGTAGGCTAGCAGAGTACGGGAGGTTTGACAAGTAAGCTAATATAGTGAAAATTTGAATCTAATGCGATATTTGTGGTGATTAATTTCTATAAGTGATccttctattgtttttttttttctctactacGTTTTCGTATAGCCCATTCTGTTAGGctaagaaatatttcattaccGGTTGCTAACCAAATCTagctagctaatgctaaacagaAGAACAGAATTTTAATGTCTACAGCTGATTTTATTAATGTCCCATCCTTTCATAGAGCTTTATGttaattttaagtgtttttacaGAATGGCAGACGACTCCTTGTTTGAGTTTCTCCATATGGAGATTGTTTCGCACATTTTCAATGAGCAGCAGTCGAGTAAAGGAGAGCTGGACAACAAGGTATGTTTATTTACAAGCTTGAgtcaaattgttttttctgATATAGAGAAAGCCTGTAAGCAATTGCATAGCCCTAATCCATtaatatatacaaaaataaaaactgtaagaTGAAATTTAAAGCTGCGAAGTTAGTAAAACGCAAAAAATATGATACTTAAATTACTTTTGAGCATGTAGGATATTAATACATACCAAGCAATTGCTTAGTCTGTGTTCTCTCCTCTCTAAATTCTGTGTAGCACAAGTTTAGCATTTACCACATTACAagatattttgttgcatttttaaccAATTCACTTGTATGTCTATATATTATTTCACCCAAGGACAGAGCGGCATGTATTTCTCTCTTAGAAGCGATGGGCTTCAGGGTGGGACAAGGTCTCATTGAGAGGTTGGTGATATTCATAATAAGGGATATTTAACAGTGGATGCATATCCGACCACTGATCTCCCTTCTAATATGTATATGATTTGATGTTTGCTTGCAGACTGACACGGGACACCCCCAGCTTTAAGGATGAGTTGGATATtatgaagtttatttgtaaagactTCTGGACTAAGGTGTTTAGGAGACAAGTGGATAACCTCCGGACAAACCATCAGgtaaaatattgttgaaaaaaatctggttCACAGAGAAGAGCAatgattaaatgtaattttattcatgGTGCTGAAGACAGTGTCAAACGAGACACTGCTTTGTAATATTGTAGTATTGACATACAGAAAGCAAAGCCTCCAATTCTGCCCAAGGTTCCAATAAATGACAAACAGCATTTGAACTAAAACCAAAAGCCTGTAAAGTTCTTCTTTTAaaagaggttttaaaaaaaaactactcagGGAAATGGTAACAATTctagaaatgtgtgtgtttcagaagAGCATTAGCAAATGTGAATGTCCAGAACAAAATATAGCGCAGTCTAACCATTTATTTTGCACCACAGGGGACCTATGTTTTACAGGAcaacaagttttcttttctgactCAGTTTTCCGGTGGGAAACAGTATCTGGATCAGGCCCCCAAGGTACAGAATTATCACCTTGTACACTCAAGTAGATGTACACTGCTGTTAACTTTAAATCTAACATAAACAGgcagataaaatgtttatgacACGCAGCTTatgaaatcagtttgttttagcTAAGCTGTAACTGATCAATCTATTATTTTTCCCAGTATCTTGCTTTTTCTTGCGGTGTGGTGAGAGGAGCTCTGTCTAACCTCGGACTGGAGAGTGTGGTGACAGCTGAGGTCTCCATCATGCCGTCATGTAAGTGTCCAATACATGACTTCTATTCCTATGTGCACAACTAAGGTataatattttcacagattccAAGCAGTAACTAAAGTGGTTAGCTACAGTAACTAAAACTCACAAGCAACTTAACTGCTTGAGTTGTTTTTTGGACAAATAATGGTTCTAATTATAAGCAAGCAATCAAGTAACATAACATCTCTGGATAAAAGCCTGATTAATGATGGACTAAGGTGGACAACCTGTTCACCAAGTGGGCTTCATCAACTGATACATAGCTGTCCGATAAGTTTGTAAAATGCTACCTAATAAAAGGATGTAAAAAGATTCTATTAATTTGCCCAGAACTGAATCTTGTGGAACATCACAGATTAAGAAAATTGATTTAAGAGACATACTCTGAGATAGCAGGCATCACTATTGCCTaatattggggggaaaaaactgacaCTGTAATTTTTTCTCTATCTGTgcaatttgagaaaaaaaaagattttttttttttaaacagatgaCTTGAATAAAACTTGAActgattttatctgtttttgtggATGTATGTTTTTTGTCTGCAAGGACTTCACAATGTTAGAAAATTTTGTGCTGGTGATTATATTGGTAAATATTATGATAAAAATATCAGTTGCCATATTcccattttcttctttcctcttcttctcaTTTGTGCTTCCAtcactctgtgacctttagcattttGGACAACATCATTATTTTCAGTATGAGACTCTGTTGCTGTAAGACTCTTAACAGCAGCGGTGTTATTACTTCAGTGTGAAAACACAACTTcaaaatacttgaaaatattACTGCACTCCAAAACAGTCCTTTGTGATATTAATATCGCAACATATTTGAGATTTATATCTATACCTAAAAAGTCTCAATGGAGTGCTACTTTAACAGGCCTGACTGTTGAGACTCAGAATTTACAACCTACATAACCAGGATAAACGTGACAGTTTTAAATGAGACCACTGGAGTTTGAGTGTGTGTCTCATTGAGAAAAGAAATGGCTACTGCTACAGGATAAATGTGCTCTCACTGATCAGTAAGCCCAGATCATCTCATTAACTGTGCTGACCATTTTTGTTACTTTACTTTTGTGTAGATTATAATGATGGTTCCCTTTTTTTTGCCTCTTGTTCTCCTAGGTAAGTTTCAGGTGGTCATCCAGAAGCTGTAACCCAGTTGCCTTGGTTACCCTGGTACACATAAATGGTGCCAACGTGTTGGGAGGAATGTACCTGTATTTCCACTGATCATAACGGACATTGGAATATATGATCACGAATGGGTCAAGTGGGTGATGGATGGGTCAACTCGGATCCTCCAAACCACTGTTGGGACTTCAACAGCCCACTTTGGAGGCTCTTTAGCTCACTTTtggttttgtgcatttttttcctcctttttaaaatttttttgaaatgcTTGTCCATTTAAACTGTGTAATATAAAGTTATCAGTTCTtgtgtaaagtatttttggggGAGGCTGGCACTGATTGATCAGCTAAATGTTAGAACAATTTATCCAGTGCAAACTTTTGACTAAATCTGTCTGACTAAAcattcataatttttaaaagcttgcTTCAATGAACTAACTGGGAAAGCCTTGCTTGGGAACAAAACTGCTGGACctaaatattaaatgtgaaGATGTAGTGAAAAAATGTGTCAGCAGATgtagtgaaaaaacaaacaaaaaaaaataaagccaatTCTATAACTAGTGTGTCAGAAATCCCTCCTATATTTTGTTCCCTGATTGTCAAAGTTAATGTAAACCTGATGCAAGTTTAGTACATCACTTGAAGTTCCTATGAAGCCTAAACAGCAAATTGTTTGGTAAATGTTGGATGCTGTTGGTGTATGTGGTCAGTGATGGTAAAGTTTGTGAACAGATCAGGTATGAGAAACACCACATGGCAGAACTGCATCTATGTCTGgtgtttttggtcattttgcCTCTGCAATCAATTCGTAGTAATTTGGATTCATATTGCTGGCACATGGATTAAATGGAATTAGATCTTGTGTTCCCAAGTCAACCGtgcattaaaatgtataattagaATCAGATCTTGTTTGTGGGGGACCCTGATCTTCTAAAATGATTGAATGTTATTATACAAGCACTACTTCTACCAAATACTAGATTGAGAATGCTGACCTGATTTCATGTGTATATATGTTTTCTCAGTTGGCTGTAAATCATGTTTGTAAAATTCTTTCTTGAAATGCGTTATGTTCAATGACAATGTGTTTGTTCTCTGTTCAGTCATAGGGTCTTAAAACAAGACTTCTCTTTGTAAACTTAATAAAACTGTGATGTAAAAGACAATGCTGCGCTCCATGAAAATCTTGTCATGTTTGGTAGAGGAACTCAAAGCAGTAGTTTCTTTAAGCCACCAGATGGAGACACATGACACAATCATTATACGTTTGAgggtttatttattcatgtctcAGTTTTACTTTACACAAATACTTGTATTCCTTTTTTATCATATCCTTGCTgaagacaacattttttttatattaaagaaGAGTAATACCAGTTGTGCTCTTGTCAGGTTTTCCATTAGCAACATAAACATTCCCCAAAGGAGATTTGGTTTGGTTCTAGGGAGAAAGACACATATGGGATGCACACTTAAAAATTTCCAGTTTCAGTGGAGAGTAATGTACTCTTTATTGTTATAactcataaaataatattttgcttGATAGGTTTATGTTCTGTAAGGTGGGTAATGCACAATTCAGGGTTTTAAAGATGATCTAGTGAATTGTGaatttttaaagtcttgttTCATtcgatttgtatttttttaattgtatgtgTGGAtgataaagattttattgcttGACTATCTCTTTATTTTCAACGCTATTGTCTCAAACTGCTCTCATAGCCCTGCTGTGTTCCCCTGTTAGAACGTCTCAGAAACAAGTGTGCTTAAGCTATCTCGAGTTTTCAAGAGAAGTTAAGGAAAATTGCTGAATATACCATAAATGGTTACTTTTCACTTGTAAATCTGCACAGTGTAATGTAACCCTTATGAAACTTTTATTCAACCATAGAAATCTAGAGGAGGTGGAAAAAACAGACTAGGAATCTCAGTTAGTTGACTGTATTCCTTTGCAGCCAAGCTCAGTCTTTTTCTGTTCGTTGCAACCCATTAAACAGCCCAAATCCTCTCTTGAGAGGAGGAAAATAATCAGGAGGAGGGATTAGAGAAAGACTGAGAGGGGGTAGAGTTTTAGAAAGTTGGTGGAGGAGGAGATTAGGAGAGtgggcaaaaaagaaaaatagatggaGAAAATGGAGAGCCTGGAAGGAGGCTGTAGggagaagaaaggaagaaaagagacTTTCATTGGAGGTTCTTGGAAACAGAGAGTTAGgagaaggaaacagaaaaaggtgACAAAGGTGTAATAGTGGTCTTCAGGCAGTGTTTCCTTTCACCTGCAAACAAATTCCTCTGCTGAGAAGTAGGGTTATATGGAGACTGATTCTTCCAGTGAAACCGAGGGACAATAGTTGCAGCTCAGCAGGgacattttgtctcttttcttccCTCCCTTGTGTCGCCCAATAGACTCAGAAAGGAGCCTGAACAGAGGGGGCCTGAACGTAGGGGGCTCAAGAGCTGCACTCAGAACCGTTCATGTTTCTGTAACTAAAGTTCACCAGACAAGTACAAAGAAATATGCTGTCCAGACTGAAAAATTACTCACCTGTTTATTTCCGACAACAAGGAGCCTGTGTTTCCCTGTTAAAGATTAGGGTTTTCTTGACTGTATTATGGGTAACAGATCTTTAGTTCAAGTCTTCTTGAACCCCTTATATTGAGTAGAGGTTTCTCTTCATAGATTCTCTTGAACTTCCCTTAATCTTTTGTATGATAAATTGTGACTGCTTCACCGAGTCCTTCACTTTTCAAGAAGCAAGAAAAGGTGGGACACACAGAAAGGTCCTGGATGCATAAGTGATTGCCCCCTGAAACTACCTCTTTGCTAAATCACCTATTTAAATCATATTCAGCAATCAGACTTTTATAGTTAACACCTGCCATCAGTTAATAGTGATACATAAGAAGCAGAAGTCAGCAATCTCCAATATTCCCCATATATCTGGACTAAAGAGAACAGTCttgcatttcaaacaaaacatccaGATCTTGCTAAAGTTTCCCAAAACCTTGTGGGAGTTTCGGTTATCGCTCGAATTAGGATAAACCGCTACTACTGTCACCACCATTGACTGTCAAAATCACAAGTTTGACACAACTGTGAACGTTGCCAAAAGCACACTCTACCCACAGTGAACCATGTTGGTGATGGTATCGTGATTACTTTTCTTCAGAAGGAACTGGGGTTCTGTCAAGTGTGAAATCATTACCAGATCTAGACACAAAtaagttttgacaaaaaaaaacctaatcatCCAGGTGACTGGTAGAAAGCTGGAAATGAAGACAGATTTTTATAGCATCACAACAAATCTTCATTAAaattaacagaagaaaaaattaagttCTGAGAGATTTGACATCAAACAGCATcaaaaaccaagaaatcatgatctgacataaatttgttataaaggtattgctgattaaactttagctttaataacataaagctacatattttttaaagtttaatcagtattacttttataataaatttatgtcagatcatgatttcttggtaaatgtcaagttgtcataatgaAGATATTTTTGCCTAGTTTAATaacaagttgtcataacaaagacattttgaataacgtcaactttgtattaaaagtgtcatgatttaccaaatgacactttatgacaactttcataaatattcatg
It includes:
- the bloc1s3 gene encoding biogenesis of lysosome-related organelles complex 1 subunit 3 isoform X2 — protein: MSSSRYPIVVQGEASETDSDDEVYITSLTSHQTTAGGAKVPGEASETDSEDDAQQAVRSSLMAQESAQILKRELPPLIVVRDNPDVQSIVEDRPSPSHKPYGDTLLQQKLLESNSRLYTDVGQRVRQVYGSASKEVHSVTSQLNTSQSAIINASHSIRLILDDLKAVSEKIDIITSCQILPDININHGYLTSPTP
- the LOC102219512 gene encoding trafficking protein particle complex subunit 6B; this translates as MADDSLFEFLHMEIVSHIFNEQQSSKGELDNKDRAACISLLEAMGFRVGQGLIERLTRDTPSFKDELDIMKFICKDFWTKVFRRQVDNLRTNHQGTYVLQDNKFSFLTQFSGGKQYLDQAPKYLAFSCGVVRGALSNLGLESVVTAEVSIMPSCKFQVVIQKL
- the bloc1s3 gene encoding biogenesis of lysosome-related organelles complex 1 subunit 3 isoform X1, yielding MSSSRYPIVVQGEASETDSDDEVYITSLTSHQTTAGGAKVPGEASETDSEDDAQQAVRSSLMAQESAQILKRELPPLIVVRDNPDVQSIVEDRPSPSHKPYAGDTLLQQKLLESNSRLYTDVGQRVRQVYGSASKEVHSVTSQLNTSQSAIINASHSIRLILDDLKAVSEKIDIITSCQILPDININHGYLTSPTP
- the bloc1s3 gene encoding biogenesis of lysosome-related organelles complex 1 subunit 3 isoform X3, which gives rise to MSSSRYPIVVQGEASETDSDDEVYITSLTSHQTTAGGAKVPGEASETDSEDDAQQAVRSSLMAQESAQILKRELPPLIVVRDNPDVQSIVEDRPSPSHKPYAGDTLLQQKLLESNSRLYTDVGQRVRQVYGSASPQCDISAEYIPECHHQCFPQYQINSGRSEGRFREDRHYHQLPNTA